A region from the Chelonoidis abingdonii isolate Lonesome George chromosome 10, CheloAbing_2.0, whole genome shotgun sequence genome encodes:
- the LOC116820647 gene encoding RNA-binding protein 44 isoform X2: protein MCLTDNKQNKQYPSYKNFEIKYEAQDIEGDCRKNQDVNEDWFDAKENFTVTDFSVTLQGNEKQQENLQKVISTTEIKMMENTKSEQNKHYFIHVGGLSPSVSEVDLRSHFQKYQVLEVSICEFSTNYRYASLSFKKASKAKLAVEEMNGKEIKGKAVNVRLVKTAGENILPASQKVSRPLHYENQATDNLEENIQVRTTCSVPDSLKVPSTTSTSLKVLSPPSVCSAVPAPILASSKVLSSDLQPLRHESGHLLFSIDQQSIRENPLQIKPVQFSPNPSATFIPPNTLNLSSFTKLMKKLKELHPKASRDNIVDALLEVRTNNKGFLSGLSINAIVEMASFVLRKSASKCEEKVA, encoded by the exons ATGTGTTTAACTGACAACAAGCAGAATAAGCAATATCCTTCCTACAAgaactttgaaataaaatatgagGCTCAAGATATAGAAGGGG ACTGCAGAAAAAATCAAGATGTAAATGAAGACTGGTTTGATGCTAAAGAGAACTTTACAGTCACTGATTTTTCAGTAACACTTCAAGGGaatgaaaaacaacaagaaaatctACAGAAGGTCATTAGTACAACAG AAATAAAGATGATGGAGAATACAAAAAGTGAGCAAAATAAGCATTATTTTATTCATGTTGGTGGCTTAAGTCCTTCAGTATCAGAG GTTGATCTAAGGTCTCATTTCCAGAAGTATCAGGTTTTGGAGGTTTCAATATGTGAGTTTTCTACTAACTACAG gtATGCATCTCTGAGTTTTAAAAAAGCTAGTAAAGCAAAATTGGCTGTGGAAGAAATgaatggaaaagaaataaaaggaaaagcagTAAATGTTCGTCTTGTAAAAACTGCAGGAGAAAATATACTTCCAGCTTCTCAAAAAGTTTCCAGACCACTTCATTATGAAAACCAAGCCACTGATAATTTGGAAGAAAATATTCAAGTCAGAACTACCTGCTCTGTCCCGGACTCTTTGAAAGTGCCTTCCACCACCTCAACCTCTTTGAAAgtgctttcccctccctcagttTGTTCAGCAGTGCCTGCCCCTATCCTGGCCTCTTCAAAAGTACTCAGCTCTGATTTACAACCACTTAGACATGAATCAGGACACCTTTTATTCTCAATTGATCAACAG AGTATAAGAGAGAATCCTCTACAGATAAAACCTGTTCAGTTCTCTCCTAATCCATCTGCTACCTTTATACCTCCTAACACATTGAACTTGAGCAGCTTTACCAAATTGATGAAGAAACTAAAAGAACTGCATCCCAAGGCTAGTAG AGATAATATTGTGGATGCTTTGCTGGAGGTCAGAACAAATAATAAAGGTTTCCTAAGTGGCTTGTCTATTAATGCTATTGTGGAAATGGCTTCCTTTGTTCTGAGGAAATCTGCATCTAAATGTGAGGAAAAAGTAGCATAA
- the LOC116820647 gene encoding RNA-binding protein 44 isoform X1 produces MLFFSSSSAAEKSGLEMSKHQESEISSSLKRTPPLVTPQMCLTDNKQNKQYPSYKNFEIKYEAQDIEGDCRKNQDVNEDWFDAKENFTVTDFSVTLQGNEKQQENLQKVISTTEIKMMENTKSEQNKHYFIHVGGLSPSVSEVDLRSHFQKYQVLEVSICEFSTNYRYASLSFKKASKAKLAVEEMNGKEIKGKAVNVRLVKTAGENILPASQKVSRPLHYENQATDNLEENIQVRTTCSVPDSLKVPSTTSTSLKVLSPPSVCSAVPAPILASSKVLSSDLQPLRHESGHLLFSIDQQSIRENPLQIKPVQFSPNPSATFIPPNTLNLSSFTKLMKKLKELHPKASRDNIVDALLEVRTNNKGFLSGLSINAIVEMASFVLRKSASKCEEKVA; encoded by the exons ATGTTATTTTTTAGTTCTAGTTCTGCGGCAGAAAAATCAGGCttagaaatgtcaaaacatcaAGAGAGTGAAATTTCCTCCAGCCTGAAAAGAACACCACCTTTA GTCACTCCTCAAATGTGTTTAACTGACAACAAGCAGAATAAGCAATATCCTTCCTACAAgaactttgaaataaaatatgagGCTCAAGATATAGAAGGGG ACTGCAGAAAAAATCAAGATGTAAATGAAGACTGGTTTGATGCTAAAGAGAACTTTACAGTCACTGATTTTTCAGTAACACTTCAAGGGaatgaaaaacaacaagaaaatctACAGAAGGTCATTAGTACAACAG AAATAAAGATGATGGAGAATACAAAAAGTGAGCAAAATAAGCATTATTTTATTCATGTTGGTGGCTTAAGTCCTTCAGTATCAGAG GTTGATCTAAGGTCTCATTTCCAGAAGTATCAGGTTTTGGAGGTTTCAATATGTGAGTTTTCTACTAACTACAG gtATGCATCTCTGAGTTTTAAAAAAGCTAGTAAAGCAAAATTGGCTGTGGAAGAAATgaatggaaaagaaataaaaggaaaagcagTAAATGTTCGTCTTGTAAAAACTGCAGGAGAAAATATACTTCCAGCTTCTCAAAAAGTTTCCAGACCACTTCATTATGAAAACCAAGCCACTGATAATTTGGAAGAAAATATTCAAGTCAGAACTACCTGCTCTGTCCCGGACTCTTTGAAAGTGCCTTCCACCACCTCAACCTCTTTGAAAgtgctttcccctccctcagttTGTTCAGCAGTGCCTGCCCCTATCCTGGCCTCTTCAAAAGTACTCAGCTCTGATTTACAACCACTTAGACATGAATCAGGACACCTTTTATTCTCAATTGATCAACAG AGTATAAGAGAGAATCCTCTACAGATAAAACCTGTTCAGTTCTCTCCTAATCCATCTGCTACCTTTATACCTCCTAACACATTGAACTTGAGCAGCTTTACCAAATTGATGAAGAAACTAAAAGAACTGCATCCCAAGGCTAGTAG AGATAATATTGTGGATGCTTTGCTGGAGGTCAGAACAAATAATAAAGGTTTCCTAAGTGGCTTGTCTATTAATGCTATTGTGGAAATGGCTTCCTTTGTTCTGAGGAAATCTGCATCTAAATGTGAGGAAAAAGTAGCATAA